The following are encoded together in the Mesoterricola sediminis genome:
- a CDS encoding Fic family protein — protein MVRAGLTHPGLVTLYPFEDGNGRIARALTDLALAQAPPAAPLAPMSKRVLQVRSSHDAALEQAQAFQNGLNATPSQRGSSSRSPRPSPSPNASSRSP, from the coding sequence TTGGTCCGCGCCGGCCTGACCCATCCTGGGTTGGTGACCCTGTATCCTTTCGAGGACGGCAACGGGCGCATCGCAAGGGCCCTCACCGATTTGGCCCTGGCTCAAGCACCCCCTGCGGCACCTCTGGCCCCTATGTCCAAGCGCGTCCTCCAGGTCCGGTCGAGCCACGATGCCGCCCTGGAACAAGCCCAGGCTTTCCAGAATGGCCTGAATGCCACCCCCTCGCAGCGCGGTTCCTCGAGCAGATCACCGCGGCCTTCGCCCAGTCCGAACGCGTCCTCCAGGTCTCCCTGA
- a CDS encoding restriction endonuclease translates to MNSLKKKRPGKSLEELVATLERVLGSKGNVTIESPAYIRDRITGDLREHDVLILLKANHHCVEIAIECRDRSRKITVNDVESFWAKCRDTGIARGVIVSPKGFTKAAMAKAAHHNIRCLRLSEVDSFPWLLASGLRLFNRIVHHFDWKFIPKTRPIPILSKFTILDANREPIDLKGLERAAMVEFQGLPVPVDDNGNGVVSIHFPSVDLLIRDDEVGRIHEIESAVVDIQFETVEGFAEFKKMSYEDSGSDKNITDAAIADVDANGMRGQLVIVYKEDQGGKIVFVPINNKDA, encoded by the coding sequence ATGAATTCATTGAAGAAGAAGCGCCCAGGCAAATCATTAGAAGAACTAGTGGCTACCCTGGAGCGAGTCTTGGGTAGCAAAGGAAATGTCACCATTGAATCTCCAGCATATATTCGAGATCGAATTACTGGAGATTTGCGTGAGCATGACGTTTTAATTTTGCTTAAGGCAAACCATCATTGCGTAGAAATAGCCATTGAGTGCCGTGATCGCTCTCGAAAGATAACTGTCAATGATGTTGAAAGCTTTTGGGCAAAATGCCGGGATACTGGCATTGCCAGGGGAGTCATAGTTTCTCCAAAGGGGTTTACTAAAGCTGCAATGGCTAAAGCGGCGCATCACAATATTCGCTGTCTACGATTGTCAGAAGTTGACTCATTTCCCTGGCTTCTTGCCTCGGGGTTAAGGCTGTTTAATCGTATTGTTCATCATTTTGACTGGAAATTTATTCCAAAAACTAGACCAATTCCAATCCTGTCTAAATTTACTATCCTTGATGCTAATCGTGAACCGATAGACCTTAAAGGATTGGAACGAGCAGCTATGGTGGAGTTCCAAGGTCTTCCCGTTCCCGTTGACGATAACGGCAATGGAGTCGTTTCAATTCATTTCCCTTCGGTAGATTTGCTTATAAGAGATGATGAGGTCGGAAGAATTCATGAAATTGAATCTGCAGTGGTTGATATCCAGTTTGAAACGGTTGAAGGATTTGCGGAATTTAAAAAAATGTCTTATGAGGATTCAGGATCCGATAAAAATATCACTGATGCAGCTATTGCTGATGTTGATGCTAATGGGATGCGGGGACAACTTGTGATCGTATACAAGGAAGACCAAGGTGGTAAAATTGTCTTTGTTCCAATAAATAACAAGGATGCCTAA
- a CDS encoding ABC transporter ATP-binding protein translates to MVINVESLGRRFGDVWALKEINFQVQAGEFIGILGRNGAGKTTLVRLLTGQLSPSEGSMDICKHRVESRPTALRRIMGVMPDTTALFDGLTGEQYLHFVGRIHGLQEEVLQNRIRELGELLEIDFLQPLPIVDFSFGMKKKTALSAALLHAPSLLFLDEPFEGLDPVSSDTLRSLLESLRDHGTTILMTSHLLGLAERLCSRFIIINQGRIEADGSAESLLRGNETLESLFLRTVGKAKAGALTWM, encoded by the coding sequence ATGGTGATTAACGTGGAAAGCCTTGGGCGCCGTTTTGGTGACGTATGGGCACTTAAAGAAATCAATTTTCAAGTTCAAGCAGGCGAATTTATAGGAATTCTCGGAAGGAATGGTGCGGGAAAAACAACGCTTGTTCGTTTATTGACCGGCCAGCTTTCCCCTTCGGAAGGCAGCATGGACATCTGTAAACATCGCGTTGAGAGCCGACCAACAGCTCTGCGTCGCATCATGGGCGTTATGCCTGATACGACTGCCTTGTTTGATGGGCTTACGGGTGAGCAGTATCTGCATTTCGTCGGCCGAATCCACGGATTGCAAGAAGAGGTTCTTCAGAATCGCATCCGAGAACTCGGCGAATTGCTGGAAATTGATTTCTTACAACCGCTTCCAATAGTTGATTTCAGTTTTGGAATGAAAAAGAAAACGGCCCTCAGCGCTGCACTTCTTCATGCCCCTAGTCTTCTTTTCTTAGATGAACCCTTTGAAGGCCTGGATCCTGTCAGCTCCGACACGCTCCGCTCCTTGTTGGAATCCCTGCGTGACCATGGGACAACCATCTTGATGACCAGCCACCTACTCGGCCTTGCAGAACGTCTTTGCAGTCGCTTTATTATCATCAACCAGGGACGCATAGAGGCAGATGGATCGGCTGAATCACTCCTCAGAGGAAACGAGACATTGGAGTCTCTTTTCCTGCGTACGGTCGGAAAGGCTAAGGCGGGAGCGCTCACATGGATGTGA
- a CDS encoding CBS domain-containing protein has protein sequence MKSLEQLLAGKPHRLLSVAADATVLQALHLLAKHDIGALLVMDGDRPVGIFSERDYARKVILHGRSSADTRVSEVMSEHLITVPLTERVEVCMEIMTEKHVRHLPVLAADGTVAGFLSIGDLVKEVISEQQFVIGQLEHYITH, from the coding sequence ATGAAATCCCTGGAACAGCTCCTCGCCGGCAAACCCCACCGCCTGCTGTCGGTGGCCGCCGACGCCACCGTGCTCCAGGCCCTGCACCTGCTGGCCAAGCACGACATCGGCGCCCTCCTGGTCATGGACGGCGACCGTCCGGTGGGCATCTTCTCGGAGCGGGACTACGCCCGGAAGGTGATCCTCCACGGCCGCTCCTCCGCAGACACCCGCGTCAGCGAGGTCATGAGCGAGCACCTCATCACCGTCCCGCTGACGGAGCGCGTGGAGGTGTGCATGGAGATCATGACCGAGAAGCACGTGCGGCACCTGCCCGTGCTGGCCGCCGATGGCACCGTCGCCGGCTTCCTGTCCATCGGCGACCTCGTCAAGGAAGTCATCTCCGAGCAGCAGTTCGTCATCGGCCAGTTGGAGCACTACATCACCCACTGA
- a CDS encoding cryptochrome/photolyase family protein produces MAIIVWYRGKDLRVADLGSLAAAAPAAVPVFAGLPDARTRPYLGELAARLEALGSGLVHAPGDPLEVLPALAARLGAGAVHALAFSEPGARAQEAALAHALPCPLRLFPGETLTEGLRTGEGGMFRIFTAYHGAFQRRALLARPLDAPERLDPLPADLARWPAGPLLPDRLGPFLEGGLAAYAEARDRLDQAGTSGLSTDLHAGRVSAGQAWAAASGRPGAPAWQRQLVWRDFAHHLLRAWPELVDAPFQAAFRGFPWRDDGAAFRAWAEGRTGYPVVDAAARELLATGRVHNRARMVAASFLTKHLLVDYRLGEAHYLAHLEDADLPNNSMGWQWSAGCGCDAQPWFRVFNPVAQGERFDPDGVYVRRWVPELAGLPTRVVHRPWEAGGAPGYPAPLVDHAFARARFLAEAKRHLR; encoded by the coding sequence ATGGCGATCATCGTCTGGTACCGGGGCAAGGATCTGCGCGTGGCGGACCTGGGGTCCCTGGCCGCGGCGGCGCCGGCGGCGGTGCCGGTCTTCGCGGGGCTCCCCGACGCCCGGACGCGGCCGTACCTGGGCGAGCTCGCGGCGCGCCTCGAGGCCCTGGGCTCCGGCCTGGTCCACGCGCCCGGAGACCCGCTGGAGGTCCTGCCGGCCCTGGCTGCGCGCCTCGGCGCGGGGGCGGTCCACGCCCTGGCCTTCTCGGAGCCCGGGGCCCGGGCCCAGGAGGCGGCCCTGGCCCACGCCCTGCCGTGCCCCCTGCGCCTCTTCCCCGGCGAGACCCTGACGGAGGGCCTGCGCACGGGGGAAGGGGGCATGTTCCGGATCTTCACCGCCTACCATGGCGCCTTCCAGCGCCGGGCCCTCCTGGCGCGGCCCCTGGACGCGCCGGAGCGCCTGGACCCCCTGCCGGCGGACCTGGCCCGCTGGCCCGCGGGACCCCTGCTCCCCGATCGCCTCGGCCCCTTCCTGGAGGGGGGGCTGGCGGCCTACGCCGAGGCCCGGGATCGCCTGGACCAGGCGGGGACCTCGGGGCTGTCCACGGACCTCCACGCGGGCCGGGTCAGCGCGGGCCAGGCCTGGGCGGCCGCCTCGGGCCGGCCGGGAGCGCCCGCCTGGCAACGCCAGCTGGTCTGGCGGGACTTCGCCCACCACCTCCTGCGCGCCTGGCCCGAACTGGTCGACGCGCCCTTCCAGGCCGCCTTCCGGGGCTTCCCGTGGCGGGACGACGGCGCCGCGTTCCGGGCCTGGGCCGAGGGCCGCACCGGCTACCCCGTGGTGGACGCCGCGGCCCGGGAGCTCCTGGCCACGGGCCGGGTCCACAACCGCGCCCGCATGGTGGCCGCCAGCTTCCTCACCAAGCACCTCCTGGTGGACTACCGCCTCGGGGAGGCCCACTACCTGGCCCACCTGGAGGACGCGGACCTCCCCAACAACAGCATGGGCTGGCAGTGGAGCGCGGGCTGCGGCTGCGACGCCCAGCCCTGGTTCCGGGTCTTCAACCCCGTGGCCCAGGGGGAGCGCTTCGACCCGGACGGCGTCTACGTGCGCCGGTGGGTGCCGGAACTGGCGGGCCTCCCCACCCGCGTGGTCCACCGCCCCTGGGAGGCCGGCGGCGCCCCGGGCTACCCCGCGCCCCTCGTGGACCACGCCTTCGCCCGGGCCCGGTTCCTGGCCGAGGCGAAGCGCCACCTCAGGTGA
- a CDS encoding ATP-binding protein produces the protein MTAHRYALTLTRCLYLWTALALAPWPQVRALPPEQGLPPLRLWTPRDLPGGSQNWDVVQDAQGLVFVANNEGVLVYDGVRWQLAPISQRRHVRSLAVDARGRVCVGAAGDFGTLERTGDGGFRYRSLLDAAAPEDRNFNYIWRTLATPRGVYFLATERLFFWDGARVRSWAPPGRAFTGIFEAGGRILVHVVGSGLAVLEGDAFKVLPGTAALAGEKVFMVEPWSAETLLVGTRTGLWLHDGEGIRPFAPEAAGRLAKALLYSHARLPDGTLVIGTLMGGLLTADREGRIATLVDRSTGLPTDSVLGVRQDRTGGLWLGLDEGLARVEHPDPLTRFGVENGLRGHVLSLHRHKGVLYAGTSLGVFRLAPGPYGARFAQVTGIKGQTWHLLSVGEDLLAASYGGVYRIRGGAAEPVATSLTACRWLGLDGDRILVGHLAGLFTLRQGGGTWRREAALQGITEEIRGGCPDGAGGHWLCTGTQGVLRVRVTGAPGAPRAEVVRYGTAQGLPSPYQITVHAFGGGLVFSTPEGTCRFDAARGAFVPDPALGALLAGSPYGLQDLQADPTGRLWMIVKDRTTLRYLLGAAVPAPGGGLRWEIAPSRRFQAQDESPLLVEPGAVWIGDVGLLHRLDTLQVRERAAAPEARLRRAATALGRVLPVDGAGAPVALAHREGRLRFEFAAPAFDAGDGVLFQTRMDGLDHDWSPWTREPFKEYLGLWEGSYRFRVRAMDVHGAIGPEAVLAFRVRPPWFRTWWAAATGALLASWGVAALVRRRSRALRRRNAALEAAIQDRTRELRERTLDLESANAELQALDAQKTNFMGIVAHDLRNPLSGIVLEAQLLQEEDDLAAIRRGAAAILAAGRDMADLIGRFLDVTALESGSLRPEREPVDLRSLAHMVVGRHRPAAEAKGVRLLHASEGGPLWVTGDARFCQGILENLLSNAIKFSPAGRRVTVELARRGDHVRLIVADEGPGFTEEDRKRLFQRFARHSARPTGQEKSTGLGLSIVKQMVDAMGASIDLETRLGEGARFYVDLPAIDLPNP, from the coding sequence ATGACAGCTCACCGGTACGCCTTGACGCTTACACGATGCCTCTACCTCTGGACGGCCCTGGCCCTCGCGCCCTGGCCGCAGGTGCGCGCCCTGCCGCCGGAGCAGGGGCTGCCTCCCCTCCGGCTGTGGACGCCCCGGGACCTGCCCGGCGGCTCCCAGAACTGGGACGTGGTCCAGGATGCCCAGGGGCTGGTGTTCGTGGCCAACAACGAGGGCGTCCTCGTCTACGACGGGGTCCGCTGGCAACTCGCGCCCATCTCCCAGCGCCGCCACGTGCGCTCCCTCGCGGTGGACGCCCGGGGCCGGGTCTGCGTGGGGGCCGCGGGGGACTTCGGCACCCTCGAACGCACGGGGGACGGCGGATTCCGCTACCGTTCGCTGCTGGACGCCGCGGCGCCGGAGGACCGGAACTTCAACTACATCTGGCGGACCCTCGCCACGCCCCGGGGGGTCTACTTCCTCGCCACGGAGCGCCTCTTCTTCTGGGACGGCGCGCGGGTCCGGAGCTGGGCGCCCCCGGGGCGGGCCTTCACGGGCATCTTCGAGGCCGGCGGGCGGATCCTGGTCCACGTGGTGGGCTCCGGCCTGGCCGTCCTGGAGGGGGACGCCTTCAAGGTCCTTCCCGGCACCGCGGCCCTGGCCGGGGAGAAGGTCTTCATGGTCGAGCCCTGGTCCGCGGAGACCCTGCTGGTCGGCACCCGGACCGGGCTGTGGCTCCACGACGGCGAAGGAATCCGCCCCTTCGCGCCGGAGGCCGCGGGGCGCCTGGCCAAGGCGCTCCTCTACAGCCATGCGCGCCTTCCGGACGGGACCCTCGTCATCGGCACACTCATGGGGGGACTGCTGACCGCGGACCGGGAAGGGCGGATCGCCACCCTCGTGGACCGCAGCACGGGCCTGCCCACCGATTCCGTCCTGGGCGTCCGGCAGGACCGCACGGGGGGCCTCTGGCTGGGGCTGGACGAGGGGCTCGCCCGGGTCGAGCACCCCGACCCCCTCACCCGCTTCGGCGTCGAGAACGGCCTCCGGGGCCACGTGCTCAGCCTCCACCGCCACAAGGGCGTCCTGTACGCGGGCACGAGCCTGGGGGTGTTCCGGCTCGCGCCGGGGCCCTACGGGGCGAGGTTCGCCCAGGTGACCGGCATCAAGGGGCAGACCTGGCACCTGTTGAGCGTCGGCGAGGACCTGCTGGCCGCGTCCTACGGGGGGGTGTACCGGATCCGGGGCGGCGCCGCGGAGCCGGTGGCGACCTCCCTCACCGCATGCCGCTGGCTGGGCCTGGACGGCGACCGGATCCTCGTGGGGCACCTGGCCGGGCTGTTCACCCTCCGCCAGGGAGGCGGAACCTGGCGCCGGGAGGCCGCCCTCCAGGGCATCACCGAGGAGATCCGCGGCGGCTGTCCCGATGGCGCGGGCGGGCACTGGCTGTGCACCGGCACCCAGGGCGTCCTCCGGGTCCGGGTCACCGGCGCCCCCGGCGCCCCCCGGGCGGAGGTGGTCCGCTACGGCACCGCCCAGGGCCTGCCGTCCCCCTACCAGATCACCGTCCACGCCTTCGGGGGAGGCCTGGTCTTCTCCACCCCGGAGGGGACCTGCCGCTTCGACGCGGCCAGGGGCGCCTTCGTGCCGGATCCCGCCCTGGGCGCGCTGCTCGCGGGCAGCCCCTACGGGCTCCAGGACCTCCAGGCCGACCCCACCGGCCGGCTGTGGATGATCGTGAAGGACCGGACCACCCTGCGCTACCTGCTGGGCGCCGCCGTGCCGGCGCCGGGGGGCGGGCTGCGCTGGGAGATCGCGCCGTCCCGGCGCTTCCAGGCCCAGGACGAGAGCCCCCTCCTCGTGGAGCCGGGCGCGGTCTGGATCGGCGACGTCGGTCTCCTGCACCGCCTCGACACCCTCCAGGTCCGGGAGCGCGCCGCCGCCCCGGAGGCGCGGCTTCGCAGGGCGGCCACGGCCCTGGGCCGCGTCCTCCCCGTGGACGGCGCCGGCGCCCCGGTGGCGCTGGCCCACCGGGAGGGCCGGCTCCGGTTCGAGTTCGCCGCTCCGGCCTTCGACGCGGGCGACGGCGTCCTGTTCCAGACCCGGATGGACGGGCTCGACCACGACTGGTCTCCCTGGACGCGGGAGCCCTTCAAGGAATACCTCGGCCTGTGGGAGGGGAGCTACCGGTTCCGCGTCCGGGCCATGGACGTCCACGGCGCGATCGGTCCCGAGGCCGTCCTCGCCTTCCGGGTGCGTCCCCCCTGGTTCCGCACCTGGTGGGCGGCGGCGACGGGCGCCCTGCTGGCGTCCTGGGGCGTGGCGGCCCTGGTCCGGCGCCGCTCCCGGGCCCTGCGCCGGCGGAACGCGGCCCTCGAGGCCGCCATCCAGGACCGGACCCGCGAACTCCGCGAACGCACCCTCGACCTGGAGTCCGCCAACGCGGAACTCCAGGCCCTGGACGCCCAGAAGACCAATTTCATGGGCATCGTCGCCCACGACCTCCGCAATCCCCTCAGCGGCATCGTGCTGGAGGCGCAGCTGCTGCAGGAGGAGGACGACCTCGCGGCGATCCGGCGCGGGGCCGCGGCCATCCTCGCGGCGGGCCGGGACATGGCCGATCTGATCGGCCGCTTCCTGGATGTGACGGCCCTGGAATCCGGCAGCCTCCGGCCCGAGCGGGAGCCCGTGGACCTGCGCTCCCTGGCGCACATGGTCGTCGGCCGCCACCGGCCGGCGGCCGAGGCCAAGGGGGTGCGCCTCCTCCACGCGTCGGAGGGCGGCCCCCTCTGGGTGACGGGCGACGCCCGCTTCTGCCAGGGCATCCTGGAGAACCTCCTGTCCAACGCCATCAAGTTCTCGCCCGCGGGGCGGCGGGTCACCGTGGAGCTGGCGCGCCGGGGCGATCATGTTCGGCTCATAGTTGCTGACGAGGGACCGGGTTTCACCGAGGAGGACCGGAAACGCCTCTTCCAGCGCTTCGCGCGGCACAGCGCGCGGCCCACGGGACAGGAGAAGTCCACGGGCCTGGGGCTGAGCATCGTCAAGCAGATGGTGGACGCCATGGGCGCCAGCATCGACCTGGAGACCCGGCTGGGCGAAGGCGCCCGGTTCTACGTTGACCTGCCGGCCATCGACCTGCCCAATCCCTGA
- a CDS encoding nuclear transport factor 2 family protein: protein MRPKETVLAWVKAFNRADADDVARFYAEDAIRHPVTDLAQSGREAVREAYAREFRDADRVCLVENLFEDGEWAVLEWKDPQGLRGCACFRVVDGLIVLQRIYG, encoded by the coding sequence ATGCGCCCCAAAGAGACCGTCCTCGCCTGGGTCAAGGCCTTCAACCGCGCGGACGCGGATGATGTCGCCCGCTTCTACGCGGAGGACGCCATCCGCCACCCGGTGACCGACTTGGCCCAGTCGGGGCGCGAGGCCGTCCGGGAGGCCTACGCCCGGGAATTCCGGGACGCCGACCGGGTCTGCCTCGTGGAGAACCTCTTCGAGGACGGCGAGTGGGCCGTCCTCGAATGGAAGGATCCCCAGGGGCTGCGGGGATGCGCCTGCTTCCGCGTGGTGGACGGCCTCATCGTCCTCCAGCGGATCTACGGGTGA
- a CDS encoding tyrosine-type recombinase/integrase — MATGHQGLKRVGRFWHYSLKVNGQRVHGSTRATDLPTARAVLEEKRKDLLNGQLNRPSRIVTVRELVMEWLTVNKATFSKGHWVSAECALRRWVLPQVGALPVKRLTTQEATVLRAHMLEEGCSPTYANNTFRTLNAIVQFAIRSHYLQAAPFRLPKLRVQRKPRPVVPVLRIKDFLASLDRQARNRHVRVLVRVMIGLGLRESEALGMRWEWFNPAERTYTVGKAKGKEARVLPVPDWLWCDPCSAADPERMGVPC; from the coding sequence ATGGCAACAGGGCACCAGGGACTCAAGCGCGTTGGGCGTTTCTGGCACTACAGCCTGAAGGTCAACGGGCAGAGGGTCCACGGATCCACCAGGGCAACCGATCTGCCGACAGCCAGGGCGGTGCTGGAGGAGAAGCGAAAGGACCTGCTCAACGGGCAGTTGAACCGACCCTCCAGGATCGTGACGGTGCGGGAACTGGTCATGGAGTGGTTGACCGTGAACAAGGCGACCTTCTCCAAGGGGCATTGGGTGAGTGCGGAGTGTGCCCTGAGGCGGTGGGTGCTGCCGCAGGTTGGAGCCTTGCCCGTCAAGAGGCTGACCACCCAGGAGGCGACGGTCCTGAGGGCGCACATGCTGGAGGAAGGGTGTTCACCGACCTATGCGAACAACACCTTCCGGACTCTGAATGCCATCGTCCAGTTCGCGATCCGATCCCACTACCTCCAGGCTGCGCCATTCCGCCTTCCCAAACTGCGGGTGCAGAGGAAGCCGCGCCCGGTAGTGCCTGTGTTGAGGATCAAGGACTTCCTTGCTTCCCTCGATCGGCAAGCCCGGAACCGTCATGTGCGGGTTCTGGTGAGGGTGATGATCGGGCTTGGGCTTCGGGAATCCGAGGCTCTGGGAATGCGCTGGGAGTGGTTCAACCCAGCGGAGCGGACCTACACCGTGGGCAAAGCCAAAGGGAAGGAGGCAAGGGTTCTACCGGTCCCGGACTGGCTTTGGTGCGATCCATGCTCTGCCGCCGATCCTGAGCGAATGGGTGTTCCCTGCTGA
- a CDS encoding lysozyme inhibitor LprI family protein has product MVMTTSFANAQVPTRREQPSSPMLAAARLPKGWREASQFSYERLNPEAVAREIGKALSEGHQPWRLDRRTVAADCIMEFGIIKAKDVFEVAERLSPGEAPGEYLLNLPEVIAEVRVQDFNQVPIALSLRLIDPCENPQTTIEMRACAWRKYQEADRELNATYKTLLGRLVDQKHRELLIQAQRDWIKVRDSTAEFEAHFYEGGSIKEQIKTAALERITRARTNELRATLKDEFDH; this is encoded by the coding sequence ATGGTGATGACGACCAGTTTCGCCAACGCTCAAGTGCCAACAAGGCGCGAACAGCCCTCCAGCCCTATGCTTGCTGCGGCTCGGCTGCCAAAAGGCTGGAGAGAAGCATCCCAATTCAGTTACGAGCGGTTGAACCCTGAAGCCGTCGCTCGCGAAATCGGCAAGGCGCTCTCAGAGGGGCATCAGCCATGGAGGCTTGACCGTCGGACCGTCGCTGCAGACTGCATTATGGAATTCGGGATCATCAAGGCGAAGGACGTTTTTGAAGTGGCGGAGCGGCTTTCTCCAGGGGAAGCACCGGGAGAATACCTTCTCAATCTCCCTGAGGTCATTGCCGAGGTTCGTGTTCAGGACTTTAACCAGGTTCCCATCGCCTTGAGCCTCCGGCTGATTGATCCTTGTGAGAACCCGCAGACTACAATTGAGATGAGGGCTTGTGCTTGGAGGAAATACCAGGAAGCTGACCGGGAATTGAACGCCACGTACAAGACCCTTTTGGGGCGGCTTGTTGACCAGAAGCACCGGGAGTTGCTGATCCAAGCCCAAAGAGACTGGATCAAGGTTCGCGACTCCACCGCCGAGTTCGAGGCTCATTTCTACGAGGGCGGATCCATCAAGGAACAGATCAAGACGGCTGCGCTGGAGCGGATCACCCGGGCACGAACGAATGAACTGCGAGCAACCTTGAAGGATGAGTTCGACCATTGA
- a CDS encoding NUDIX domain-containing protein — translation MPLPFPAEIPPDFQARRGWRLTLNGAPVEPVTGFTLEAPAFGTLAYGLLPRGYDGWCFHETGGGGVVVAPFATVDGRLHVGVIRQARAFQGGEVWNLPRGFRDPGETASQAARRELFEETGLEVPEAEILVLGPPGNPNSAFFRTDAPGEGMGICAAAVDPAQAAGRTGPDAAHEGITDFRFIPWTEAAGLGDMITNAAVARLLAHLATAPGEVRL, via the coding sequence ATGCCCCTGCCCTTCCCCGCCGAGATCCCCCCCGACTTCCAGGCCCGGCGCGGCTGGCGGCTGACCCTGAACGGGGCGCCGGTGGAGCCGGTCACGGGGTTCACGCTGGAGGCGCCGGCCTTCGGAACGCTGGCCTACGGGCTCCTGCCCCGCGGCTACGACGGCTGGTGCTTCCACGAGACGGGCGGAGGCGGGGTCGTGGTGGCGCCCTTCGCCACGGTGGACGGACGGCTCCATGTGGGCGTCATCCGCCAGGCCCGGGCCTTCCAGGGCGGGGAGGTGTGGAACCTCCCCCGGGGGTTCCGGGATCCGGGAGAAACGGCGAGCCAGGCGGCACGGCGGGAGCTGTTCGAGGAGACCGGCCTGGAGGTTCCGGAGGCGGAGATCCTCGTGCTGGGCCCTCCGGGCAATCCCAACAGCGCCTTCTTCCGCACCGACGCCCCCGGCGAGGGCATGGGCATCTGCGCGGCGGCCGTGGACCCCGCCCAGGCGGCAGGCCGGACCGGACCCGACGCGGCCCACGAGGGCATCACGGATTTCCGTTTCATCCCCTGGACGGAAGCGGCCGGTCTGGGCGACATGATCACCAATGCCGCCGTCGCGCGCCTCCTCGCCCATCTCGCGACGGCCCCCGGGGAGGTCCGCCTGTGA
- a CDS encoding tyrosine-type recombinase/integrase, producing the protein MFPAEDGKPHRPQFCKKVLQRFCGELGLGSVTQHRLRASFASLHAETGTPITEIQGMLGHKNIATTMIYIETSIQAKRTAQETLGRRLGLA; encoded by the coding sequence GTGTTCCCTGCTGAAGATGGCAAGCCCCACCGCCCACAGTTCTGCAAGAAGGTCCTCCAGCGCTTCTGCGGGGAACTTGGGTTGGGTTCCGTGACGCAGCACCGGCTTAGGGCGTCATTCGCGTCGCTCCACGCCGAAACTGGAACCCCGATCACGGAAATCCAAGGGATGCTCGGGCACAAAAACATCGCCACAACGATGATCTACATTGAGACTTCCATTCAGGCTAAACGCACAGCTCAAGAAACCCTCGGTCGACGTTTGGGGCTCGCATAG